Proteins from a genomic interval of Helicoverpa zea isolate HzStark_Cry1AcR chromosome 31, ilHelZeax1.1, whole genome shotgun sequence:
- the LOC124645145 gene encoding insulin-like growth factor 2 mRNA-binding protein 1 isoform X2 gives MDGDMSQGASGDVSPIYEDSRSSKVLISGLPLHVRFDNIEPLLSQYGNVQHCDKANSRDANTQAVFITFETPDQAQQAINGLNGCELEGSRMKVEAAEQNTRGGRRGRPGGGRGGGGATGGGSRPTDFPLRLLVQSDMVGAIIGRQGSTIRLITQQSRARVDVHRKDNVGSLEKAITIYGNPENCTNACKRILEVMQQEANNTNKGEICLKILAHNNLIGRIIGKGGNTIKRIMQETDTKITVSSINDINSFNLERIITVKGTIENMAKAESQISAKLRQSYESDLQMLAPQSIMFPGLHPMAMMSTGRGFCGAPPPFPPPIYAPLPGQGGAQQGAGDSQETTYLYIPNNAVGAIIGTKGLHIRNIIRFSNASVKIAPLEQDKQGENQSNPQQERKVTIVGSPEAQWKAQYLIFEKMREEGFMSGSDDVRLTVEIVVASSQVGRIIGKGGQNVRELQRVTGSLIKLPEQPQQAQGGGQQQDHDTTVHIVGPFYSVQSAQRRIRAMVAQASAPGRRRAAQPPPPVQQ, from the exons CCGGTCATCAAAAGTACTCATCAGTGGGCTACCTCTGCATGTTCGCTTCGACAACATCGAGCCCCTGCTCTCACAGTATGGCAACGTACAACATTGCGACAAAGCGAACTCTCGTGACGCTAACACCCAGGCGGTTTTCATCACGTTCGAGACTCCGGACCAGGCGCAGCA GGCTATCAATGGGCTAAACGGGTGCGAACTGGAAGGAAGTCGGATGAAGGTTGAGGCAGCTGAGCAGAATACCCGTGGCGGCAGGCGCGGACGTCCCGGCGGCggccgcggcggcggcggcgccaccGGCGGCGGCTCGCGCCCCACCGACTTCCCGCTGCGTCTGCTCGTGCAGAGCGATATGGTCGGCGCCATCATCGGCCGTCAGGGCAGCACCATCCGCCTCATCACACAGCAGAGTCGAGCTCGCGTCGATGTCCACCGCAAGGACAATGTTGGCTCTCTCGAGAAGGCCATTACCATATATGGCAATCCTGAGAATTGTACAAATGCATGCAAAAGAATATTGGAGGTCATGCAACAGGAGGCCAACAATACTAACAAGGG TGAGATCTGCCTGAAAATTTTGGCTCACAACAATTTAATTGGCCGTATAATTGGTAAAGGAGGTAACACCATCAAGAGAATCATGCAAGAAACCGATACCAAGATCACTGTTTCCTCTATCAATGATATAAACAGCTTCAATTTGGAGCGGATCATCACTGTCAAAGGCACCATTGAGAATATGGCTAAAGCAGAGTCACAAATTTCAGCTAAATTACGCCAGAGCTATGAAAGTGATTTACAG ATGCTGGCACCGCAAAGCATCATGTTCCCCGGATTGCATCCGATGGCCATGATGTCCACTGGGCGTGGATTCTGCGGCGCCCCTCCACCATTCCCGCCGCCTATATACGCTCCCCTGCCGGGCCAGGGAGGCGCGCAGCAAGGAGCCGGTGACTCAcag GAAACTACGTACTTGTACATCCCAAATAATGCTGTGGGTGCAATTATTGGCACCAAGGGCTTACACATTCGCAACATCATAAGATTCAGCAACGCGTCTGTGAAGATCGCTCCGTTGGAACAAGACAAGCAGGGCGAGAACCAAAGCAATCCTCAGCAGGAGCGTAAGGTCACCATAGTCGGAAGCCCCGAGGCTCAGTGGAAG GCTCAATATCTTATCTTTGAGAAGATGAGAGAAGAAGGCTTTATGTCAGGCTCCGATGACGTGCGGCTGACAGTTGAGATAGTAGTTGCATCTTCCCAAGTTGGCCGCATCATCGGCAAGGGCGGTCAGAACGTGCGAGAGTTGCAGCGCGTCACTGGGTCTCTTATTAAGCTTCCTGAACAACCGCAGCAGGCGCAAGGCGGCGGTCAGCAGCAAGATCACGACACAACAGTGCATATCGTCGGCCCCTTCTATAGCGTACAG TCGGCGCAGCGACGCATTCGTGCAATGGTAGCGCAGGCGAGCGCGCcgggccgccgccgcgccgcgcagccgccgccgcccgtGCAGCAGTAA
- the LOC124645145 gene encoding insulin-like growth factor 2 mRNA-binding protein 1 isoform X1, giving the protein MSNSVEQQFSELSLSQEDHDQYEPEDHQDQSRSSKVLISGLPLHVRFDNIEPLLSQYGNVQHCDKANSRDANTQAVFITFETPDQAQQAINGLNGCELEGSRMKVEAAEQNTRGGRRGRPGGGRGGGGATGGGSRPTDFPLRLLVQSDMVGAIIGRQGSTIRLITQQSRARVDVHRKDNVGSLEKAITIYGNPENCTNACKRILEVMQQEANNTNKGEICLKILAHNNLIGRIIGKGGNTIKRIMQETDTKITVSSINDINSFNLERIITVKGTIENMAKAESQISAKLRQSYESDLQMLAPQSIMFPGLHPMAMMSTGRGFCGAPPPFPPPIYAPLPGQGGAQQGAGDSQETTYLYIPNNAVGAIIGTKGLHIRNIIRFSNASVKIAPLEQDKQGENQSNPQQERKVTIVGSPEAQWKAQYLIFEKMREEGFMSGSDDVRLTVEIVVASSQVGRIIGKGGQNVRELQRVTGSLIKLPEQPQQAQGGGQQQDHDTTVHIVGPFYSVQSAQRRIRAMVAQASAPGRRRAAQPPPPVQQ; this is encoded by the exons ATGTCTAATTCTGTTGAACAACAGTTTAGCGAGCTTAGTTTGTCACAGGAGGACCATGATCAATATGAGCCAGAAGATCATCAGGACCAAAG CCGGTCATCAAAAGTACTCATCAGTGGGCTACCTCTGCATGTTCGCTTCGACAACATCGAGCCCCTGCTCTCACAGTATGGCAACGTACAACATTGCGACAAAGCGAACTCTCGTGACGCTAACACCCAGGCGGTTTTCATCACGTTCGAGACTCCGGACCAGGCGCAGCA GGCTATCAATGGGCTAAACGGGTGCGAACTGGAAGGAAGTCGGATGAAGGTTGAGGCAGCTGAGCAGAATACCCGTGGCGGCAGGCGCGGACGTCCCGGCGGCggccgcggcggcggcggcgccaccGGCGGCGGCTCGCGCCCCACCGACTTCCCGCTGCGTCTGCTCGTGCAGAGCGATATGGTCGGCGCCATCATCGGCCGTCAGGGCAGCACCATCCGCCTCATCACACAGCAGAGTCGAGCTCGCGTCGATGTCCACCGCAAGGACAATGTTGGCTCTCTCGAGAAGGCCATTACCATATATGGCAATCCTGAGAATTGTACAAATGCATGCAAAAGAATATTGGAGGTCATGCAACAGGAGGCCAACAATACTAACAAGGG TGAGATCTGCCTGAAAATTTTGGCTCACAACAATTTAATTGGCCGTATAATTGGTAAAGGAGGTAACACCATCAAGAGAATCATGCAAGAAACCGATACCAAGATCACTGTTTCCTCTATCAATGATATAAACAGCTTCAATTTGGAGCGGATCATCACTGTCAAAGGCACCATTGAGAATATGGCTAAAGCAGAGTCACAAATTTCAGCTAAATTACGCCAGAGCTATGAAAGTGATTTACAG ATGCTGGCACCGCAAAGCATCATGTTCCCCGGATTGCATCCGATGGCCATGATGTCCACTGGGCGTGGATTCTGCGGCGCCCCTCCACCATTCCCGCCGCCTATATACGCTCCCCTGCCGGGCCAGGGAGGCGCGCAGCAAGGAGCCGGTGACTCAcag GAAACTACGTACTTGTACATCCCAAATAATGCTGTGGGTGCAATTATTGGCACCAAGGGCTTACACATTCGCAACATCATAAGATTCAGCAACGCGTCTGTGAAGATCGCTCCGTTGGAACAAGACAAGCAGGGCGAGAACCAAAGCAATCCTCAGCAGGAGCGTAAGGTCACCATAGTCGGAAGCCCCGAGGCTCAGTGGAAG GCTCAATATCTTATCTTTGAGAAGATGAGAGAAGAAGGCTTTATGTCAGGCTCCGATGACGTGCGGCTGACAGTTGAGATAGTAGTTGCATCTTCCCAAGTTGGCCGCATCATCGGCAAGGGCGGTCAGAACGTGCGAGAGTTGCAGCGCGTCACTGGGTCTCTTATTAAGCTTCCTGAACAACCGCAGCAGGCGCAAGGCGGCGGTCAGCAGCAAGATCACGACACAACAGTGCATATCGTCGGCCCCTTCTATAGCGTACAG TCGGCGCAGCGACGCATTCGTGCAATGGTAGCGCAGGCGAGCGCGCcgggccgccgccgcgccgcgcagccgccgccgcccgtGCAGCAGTAA
- the LOC124645145 gene encoding insulin-like growth factor 2 mRNA-binding protein 1 isoform X3, whose translation MAYRMAKYRSRSSKVLISGLPLHVRFDNIEPLLSQYGNVQHCDKANSRDANTQAVFITFETPDQAQQAINGLNGCELEGSRMKVEAAEQNTRGGRRGRPGGGRGGGGATGGGSRPTDFPLRLLVQSDMVGAIIGRQGSTIRLITQQSRARVDVHRKDNVGSLEKAITIYGNPENCTNACKRILEVMQQEANNTNKGEICLKILAHNNLIGRIIGKGGNTIKRIMQETDTKITVSSINDINSFNLERIITVKGTIENMAKAESQISAKLRQSYESDLQMLAPQSIMFPGLHPMAMMSTGRGFCGAPPPFPPPIYAPLPGQGGAQQGAGDSQETTYLYIPNNAVGAIIGTKGLHIRNIIRFSNASVKIAPLEQDKQGENQSNPQQERKVTIVGSPEAQWKAQYLIFEKMREEGFMSGSDDVRLTVEIVVASSQVGRIIGKGGQNVRELQRVTGSLIKLPEQPQQAQGGGQQQDHDTTVHIVGPFYSVQSAQRRIRAMVAQASAPGRRRAAQPPPPVQQ comes from the exons ATGGCATACAGAATGGCGAAATACCGCAG CCGGTCATCAAAAGTACTCATCAGTGGGCTACCTCTGCATGTTCGCTTCGACAACATCGAGCCCCTGCTCTCACAGTATGGCAACGTACAACATTGCGACAAAGCGAACTCTCGTGACGCTAACACCCAGGCGGTTTTCATCACGTTCGAGACTCCGGACCAGGCGCAGCA GGCTATCAATGGGCTAAACGGGTGCGAACTGGAAGGAAGTCGGATGAAGGTTGAGGCAGCTGAGCAGAATACCCGTGGCGGCAGGCGCGGACGTCCCGGCGGCggccgcggcggcggcggcgccaccGGCGGCGGCTCGCGCCCCACCGACTTCCCGCTGCGTCTGCTCGTGCAGAGCGATATGGTCGGCGCCATCATCGGCCGTCAGGGCAGCACCATCCGCCTCATCACACAGCAGAGTCGAGCTCGCGTCGATGTCCACCGCAAGGACAATGTTGGCTCTCTCGAGAAGGCCATTACCATATATGGCAATCCTGAGAATTGTACAAATGCATGCAAAAGAATATTGGAGGTCATGCAACAGGAGGCCAACAATACTAACAAGGG TGAGATCTGCCTGAAAATTTTGGCTCACAACAATTTAATTGGCCGTATAATTGGTAAAGGAGGTAACACCATCAAGAGAATCATGCAAGAAACCGATACCAAGATCACTGTTTCCTCTATCAATGATATAAACAGCTTCAATTTGGAGCGGATCATCACTGTCAAAGGCACCATTGAGAATATGGCTAAAGCAGAGTCACAAATTTCAGCTAAATTACGCCAGAGCTATGAAAGTGATTTACAG ATGCTGGCACCGCAAAGCATCATGTTCCCCGGATTGCATCCGATGGCCATGATGTCCACTGGGCGTGGATTCTGCGGCGCCCCTCCACCATTCCCGCCGCCTATATACGCTCCCCTGCCGGGCCAGGGAGGCGCGCAGCAAGGAGCCGGTGACTCAcag GAAACTACGTACTTGTACATCCCAAATAATGCTGTGGGTGCAATTATTGGCACCAAGGGCTTACACATTCGCAACATCATAAGATTCAGCAACGCGTCTGTGAAGATCGCTCCGTTGGAACAAGACAAGCAGGGCGAGAACCAAAGCAATCCTCAGCAGGAGCGTAAGGTCACCATAGTCGGAAGCCCCGAGGCTCAGTGGAAG GCTCAATATCTTATCTTTGAGAAGATGAGAGAAGAAGGCTTTATGTCAGGCTCCGATGACGTGCGGCTGACAGTTGAGATAGTAGTTGCATCTTCCCAAGTTGGCCGCATCATCGGCAAGGGCGGTCAGAACGTGCGAGAGTTGCAGCGCGTCACTGGGTCTCTTATTAAGCTTCCTGAACAACCGCAGCAGGCGCAAGGCGGCGGTCAGCAGCAAGATCACGACACAACAGTGCATATCGTCGGCCCCTTCTATAGCGTACAG TCGGCGCAGCGACGCATTCGTGCAATGGTAGCGCAGGCGAGCGCGCcgggccgccgccgcgccgcgcagccgccgccgcccgtGCAGCAGTAA